CCCTGCCCAGCGCTCCCTCAGCTCGCTCCTGTGCCCACCCCACTAGGAGTGCACCTCTCCCAGCGCTGCCCTGGCCACAGCTCTGCCTAGAGCCCACCTCACACACCCACCAGCAGGGCTCCTTCCACTTACAGCTGCCTAAATGCAGCTGGAGCCGTCCTTCCCCATCTCCAGCACATACCAAACCCCCAAACTACGGAATGTGCTTCCTTATCTCAGCACATGCTGCCTTCCTCTCCTTGCTCCAGATCTTCCCAAGTACCAAGAGCCCTTTGGCTTCACTCCCACACCCGCTCCCGCTCCCTTTGCCTCACCTGTCCTCCTGCTGCGAGGGCTCTGTGGACACCTGGTGCTGCACGTGAGCGATGGCGAGGTCCTCGCTCTGCCTCTTCTTGTCGCGCACGTTGAGgcagagggagagcaggagcagcagcacgcCCGCCCCCACCAGCACGTAGGCCACCGAGAAGGTTTTGCTCTTCAGGATGCCGCCCGAGCCGCGCTCGGGCTTGCTGCTGTTGCCGGCGTGGCTGCCGGGTTTGTCGGGGGGCCCGAAGCCGGGCACGAGGTTCCACACGGCCATGATGATGCCCAGCACCAGCATGCCCAGCCCGATGGCCGTCAGCGCGTAGTGGGAGCCGTTGGCCCGGGACTGGGCCATGGCTGCTGGcggctgtccctgtgtcaccgCATGGCTCGGGGCAGGGcggctgcagccctgctggcatGCGTGCGGCCCCCTCCCCGGGCAGGCAGCGagctctggggacacaggggaggCTGTGCTGAGTGCAGGGCAAACAGCAAAGGCTCTGCAGCCACCACGACACCAATTTATCCAACCGATGCTGGAATCTCACGCTGCCGTGCCTGAGGAGTGCACGTCAGGATAGAGCAGGGCAGGTGGATCCTTCCTTACTGTTCTTATCCCCATCCTTCACTACTTTCCCAGCTGTAACATCCACCAACCTTTGAAAGCAATCAAATCACTGATGTTTGCTAAGGGCTTAGGTTGCCTGTCCTTAGGAGTGTGATAACTGACAGCTTCACAGCACTAAAAGGAGGCCATCAAAATCTATTTCAAGAGCTGTTGTCAATGCAAACCAACTTGGAAATGCTCAGAAACACATCTCTAGCTGAACAGCTTCTCCTTTCCCCCTGTTTGAGAGGGAGCAGGGCTCCTCACGGTGCTGGCTGCCTGCCCTGGAACGCCTTCCTGCCCAGAGAACAGAAACCAAAACTGCCTCTCTCCCAGCCAGCTCGACCCTGTGCCttcccccagctgctgctggcaaggGCTGCCGGGATGATGAGCCCTTGCCAGGGCCCCTGGTTCACTCCAGGCTGGCTCTTACCCTCCCCAAGCTGGTGCTGGTGCCCCACCTGCATCCCTCAGGGATGTCGAGCACGAACACTCCCGACCAGCCAGGCCACGGGTGGGAACTCCTTTGTTTTCTGAGTCACCAGAACCAAACGTGCTCGATTtccaaaaataaacacacagagCCACATCTCCTGCCCACTCGCCTCCCTGGCCTAGTGTCCCGTGACCCACGGGTGGGCAGCTTGCATCCTCACAGCAGAAATGTCCCATCTCCAGCCCAGTGAGCCTTGCAGATTTATGGATGTGCCACGTCAGAgatctctccttccctccctggctTCTTCATGCTGAGCTGGGCTCGAGGTGGCTCTGGTctgtgctgtcagtgctgctaTATCCATACACCCCCCCCACACCCTTCAGCTCAACCCTCCTGAGctcaaaagcaaaatgtttgCTTGTTTAGCTTGAGTGCACGCCCAGTTTGCAGGTCAAGGGCCAGACTAAAACAGCACTCCCAGAAAACAGAGcggctgcagcaggaaaagacaCGCACGCaagcctggagaggaggaatCTGCAGAGGAACTTCCCTGCTCACTGCCCGTGCTCCAGCATGGCTGTGGAGACTCCCAGAGGGgtgtcccagcccctctggaCACACCACATGGCTCTGGGCAGGGTAAAGTCTTGTCCCCCATGGTTTTCTGGGGTTCTGGGACCCCCAGGAGCTGCCGATCCCAGCCCgatgggagctgccctggcaggcagggacaaGCCCATCATTCCCTGCCTTGCCCAGCTTGTGCTCCTGGGGGAAGGTATCTACTGAGCCCAGCTTTAATTCCATCCCAGTGAGCAGCTGTTGAGGATGTGGAAATGTCCTCCCCTGCATCCCAAGAGTCATCCTCCTACCCAAGCGCTTCCCAGCCTGCCCCTGGTGGTACCAGCATTGGCCTCTGCCCTCCCACACAAAGGTTTTGCTCTCTGCTTGTGCCCTGCGGAGTTTTTTCCTCACCTGACAATCCAGCTGAGCTCCCATCCTTGCCACAAACACATCAGCCAGCCAAGACTTTACCTGAGAACAGCTGTGATGGCCTTGGGGCAGGAAAATCACACTGCACCCATGGTGGGCACAGAACACACACATGGCTGGTCACATCTACCCGTGGTGTCTAAATCTCTGTGCCTGCTCACAGCCTCTGTGCCTCCCCTCAGGCACCTCAGTCCTGGAAGTGGGCAGGATTAAAGCTCCTACGTCACCCCTGTGCCTGGAAGTTTTTTACAGATCCATTGCAGTGCTACCCATCAGCCCAGCAATCAGATTAAAGCAGGAGACTTGCTATTCCAGTCTATTTCTCCATTGAATtagctgctctcctgccttcccagaGCTGTTCCTATCGCTGCTCCAACGGTGCCTGACGTCAGTATCCCGGgaagggagctgctgctgcctctgcctcagGTCCAGCGTCTCTGGACCTGGCAGAGacctctgcctctgcctctggaTGCTCATCCCagcatcacagaatggtttggctgGAAAGGGACCTTGAAGCTCATCTCATCCCAGCCCTTGCCgtggcagggacaacttccactaaTCCCAGTTACTCCAAGCTccattcagcctggccttgaatacttctaggagtggggcagccacagcttctctgggcaacctgtgccagggcctccccaccctcacggggaagaatttcttcctaaatatCCAGTCCAAATATCCCtcttttactttaaaatcaTCTCCCCTTGTCCTTTCACAACAGGCCCTGTAAAAAGTTTGTCCCCACATCAGGTTAGGTGAGTGATGCTCGAGtgcttccccttccccttgGCCTGCAAaccagacccctccccaccccgttccctgcctgcccatgccctgcctgccctggcaaTGATTTACATCAGGATCTCCGAACCATTAACCTCCTGCAGCACGGCTGCAAAGCCCGGGGGGCACCCACGCCTCCTCTGGGCTGCCTGCACCTCTCCCCTACCCCTGCAGGCTGCCGGATCCTTTGGGATGCTGTTGCAACATTTCCCAGTGTTAATTGGGCATGGGAAGGTTCGGGATAAGCCCATTCTAAGCCCCAAAGGCTTTGGCACGGGcaggtggagcagcagcaggaacagcttcCCTGCATGGGACACAGCCCCAACAGGACCAGCCCGGACTGTGCCCACATCCCTGAGcccccaggagctgtgctgaCTCACGAGGAACCCAACACCCCCCTGCCCTCGCAGCACCCACGCTCCTCTGCCCTCCACAACCTTTGGATTTTTCCCTGCCGTGACATCACCTTCCCACTCAcgccccagcagcagcagctctgtcacaGGATCACGGGAGGTGAGTCTGCAGGCTCAAACCCTGATGCAGTCAGACATGGGATGTGCTCCAGGGCTTCCTCACTCCCCAGGACCACGCCACACAGCGACAATACAGACAAATTCTGCCTCCAAAATACAGGGCGTGACTCCATCACCAGTCACACAACTAATTTTCTGGAAaattctgggggaaaataaaCCCGTTCTCCAACCATCCAAAGATTCCAGTCTCCTCTGTGGTAGATTACAAGGCTCTCCCTTCATCTTCATGCTTCcacccagagaagctgctcaTTAACCGCCTTCCCTGCTAATTTCTGGCCCGGCACATCCTCAGGAGCTTGATTCTGCACTGGCCACAACCTCGTGCTGAGCCCTCGTTACACAAGGGTTCAACCCACCAGGAACATAAAACTCCATATGAGGGTCTAAAAGGCAACAGGGCAGGACTTGTGAGGTATTTTCACAGAGTCTCAGAATGTTTGGGTTTGGAAGGGATCTCAAAGACCATCTACttccaactccctgccatggtTTCTCCCTTTTTGTCCCTTCTTGCTGCCCCTGTTACCCCTGCCCCAGGAACAGGGATGTTTCTGGGCAGATGCAGCCCAGGGGATGCAGGGAATAGCCAGAGAAATCCAGCTGAGTCAcaaaaagcagcactgctgctgatTTAGCCAATTTATGATCTTTTGGACAAATTCCAGCCCATTTTGGAGCATCTCACCAGGGAGCAGGAATCTGGAGAGACAGCCCCACGCAGACTATCAGGGCTTTTCCACATTTTGCTTACACTTCCTGCCTAGAGCACAAAAGAACACATCCACATCTCCACTGCCTGCAGCATTCCCTACAGACATTTAAGAGGTATTTTACCCTCTTTCTTAAATTTAGTTTTTTAACCACCCCTCCTCAGTTGTACCTTGTAGACAGCActgggggagcagggatgtTTTCCTCAAACTTTCCCCAAGGCTCTCCCATCCTGCAAAACAAGGGCAGAGCCCATGCCCAGGCTCAGATTGCCACAATCCACCCGGCTGGCCGTGGCCAGAACGAGAGTGACAGGCCCCACAGAACACCCCACTTCCACAGAGCCGTGCCTGACCATTCCCAACCTCCCAAGCCATATGCATCTGcctctgctgtgtccctgggaACTCTGGGCACAGTTGCCAAGCGTTTCTGAAGGGGCACAGCTCACACAGAGGAGCCAAACTGCAGAGCTGTAGTCACCACAGCGCAGCAGCCATCACCTTGGCCTTTGGAACTGAGATACAAGAAACTGCCCTCCAGGCTCCTTCTCTCCATAATTCCATTACAGCCACCCAAGCGGCGCCTGCTGCAGTGGCAATGGACAGGGCCAGGGAGTCCTTTTAGCTTTGTGTTTCAGGATGTTGCTGTTTGTTCCTGGGGACAATGCTGCCCTGGCCACCGAGGCCACGCTGGCACCGGCTCTGGGCAGGTCGGCGAGCCCTGCCTGTGTCCTGGTTGCTGTGTAAACACTGTCCTGGGGCTTTTCCTGCTCCAGGGATTTGCACTGGGACTGCCACGCTAATGCTTCcaggcccagctctgctcaACCAGGGAGGGGGCGATGCCTaaggattttagcttttaatatttttcatagatTTGTAGCTTTGTAGATTGTTCATGCACGGCTGTAACTCCTAGTACTTTTCATATCATTCTTCTGTACATATCTTTCTTCTTCATATCTTTATTCTTCTTTCATATCTTTCTTCTGTTTAGGAACAACAAGCTAACCTTAGAAACACTTGCCCAAAATACTGTTTAGTCTTATTCCAAGAAGAGAATCAACTACAAGGATGTCCTGTTTTACAACCAGAATCTGGACCAGACAAAacaaaagtgggaaaaaaaaaaaagcctctggACTGCTTTCAGTGTGGCAGGACCCCAGAATTATTATCTAAGCAACTAAGCTTTTAATTGGAGAGTATATGATAAGTATACTAATCAAATAACCTTATAAAAATGGTAGAATTACTATATAATGTGTGATTTTTGCCATATTGTGTACCTGAAAACTTTCAAGTAGAGGTTTGCTTTTACATCCACTCTAACATTGTTGGGAAGATCTGTTCTGTTTTCCAGGCAGCAGGGGTGCTCACCTCTCTCCAGGGAGAAGACAGTTTCCTTGGAGTTTTATCCTTGTGCACCTAGGCCTGGGAAAGCACACCTGCCTGGGAAAATCCCAGCACTTTGactctttctccttcctgcttTCCTTTGGACACCACTTTGAACCTCTGagtttggaattaaaaaaaaaaaaatctaatctgCTGTTTCTGCTGAGATAAAGCCATTCCTCCACATCCTCCCCCTGGTTTTTGTTCTGGGACCTCCCCCCAGATAACACCCAGAGAAACACACCCTCGTCCAGAGCCTTCCAGCATGGGCACACATTATCCACCTGCCCTTTTGATGTCCTCTGAAGCGGAACCCAGcattcctgctccctcccagtccctctgGAGTGCTTTaagcacctcctgccccaccACTGGAGCCTCTGGATGATTATCTCCCCTTCCTGCAAGTCACTAACCTGCCACTGGCTGCCATCGGCCTCGCCAGCACCGCCTTCCTCATCCTCTGCCTGGATTTCCAGCAAGGTGTTTTTCCCCAACACAGCATCACCTCTCCCTGTGCTTTTCCAACAGCTTCTCCAAGGAGTATGACCACAAGGAAAACCTCCTGCTGACGGCCAAGGAGCCCCCAGGGTGATGCTGGAGGACACAGAGCCAGCTGGGACTCGGAGCAGGCTGGGCAGCCAAGCGACACGGAGCAGCCAGGCCCAGAGCAGCCGTGTTCCACAGGCTGGGCACAGGTATTTTGGTATGGATGGAGGTTTGCTGGGGATTATCTTGCTCCAAGCCACCTGCACTGGATATTTAGCTGGATATTTAGCTGCTTCTACAGCGCCCTGACATCAGTTCCTGCCTGTGAAATACACTGGGAATGAGAAAAGCATGGAGCAGCCGGGGAGGCAGACAcatccctgggctgctggaggatCCCTCCTCCCAGGCTCCAGGCAGGAGAGCAGGcagacagccctgcccagccctggccctcTGGCATCTCCTCCAGCACCGCCACGGCGCCAGGCACCGCCACTCAGCTCTCTGCAGGGCACCGACGGCCAAAcattcctccttccccagccacTTCCCTTCCCAAGGCTTTTCCAACCCGTGTAATTACACAGCTCAAATCAAAGGTGTTTCACACACTTCCGAGTCACCCGAGTCCAGGGCTGGCTCACCAGCCCCACACCCACATGTTCCTTGCTGACACCTGGGAGGTTTCCCTTGCTGGCTCTCAtgccaggacagccagggctgtggaCACTTGGATCTGCTGTAGAGGGATGTGCTGTGGCAGCATCCCATCTGGCAGTGGCCTAGGTCTGCTCCAGAGAGGCTGGAAAGCAGGACCACACCTCCAGGTGCAGCTTCACCTCACCAGGCTCCatccaccacacagagccaagggCTGCCCATCTCACACGGGACATGCTCATGGAGCTGCTGGCTTCTGCTCACACGCCCACACTTCCCAACAaacccagctgtgctctgctccacGCCACCTCCAAACATCAAACACCAGCATCAGCAGACAACCACTCTGGGACATTCCTGGGAGATGTCTGGGCTCGGCCTGGGGGACACCTTggtcccctccctgctgctggtcCTCCCCCAAAGTGCCAGCCCAGGGTTCCCGAAAACACAGCCACCACTCCTAGCACGGCCAGCCCGGCGCCTGCCAGGGCTGACGAGGTGCCCCACGCCCACGTGTCCCcaagggtgtccccaaggggtgACCCCAAGGAGTGACCCCAAGGGGTGACCCCaagggatgtccccaagggtgtccccaagggatGTCCCCAAGGAGTGACCCCAAGGGACCGCCGCTCCAACTTCCCCACGCGCGTCCCCGCTTTGGGGGTGTTGGCTCCTGCTTTGCGGGGTGCTTCCCCGCACTTCGCAGGTGTTCCCCGAGCTTTGGAAGTGATCCTGCTCAGCCCGAGCCGGACCCGGCTCCGACTCCCCTCCGGTCCCGCTCCCggtcccgttcccattcccggccccgttccccttcccgttcccggtcccgttccccttcccgttcccggtccccttcccgctcccgctcccgttcccggccccgttccccttcccgttcccggtccccttcccgctcccgctcccgctcccattcccgttcccggtcccgttcccgttccccttccccttcccgttcccggtccccttcccggccccgttcccgttcccggtcccgttccccttcccggtcccgttcccggCGGCACTGAGCCCagcccgccccgctcccggtTCCCGGAGCTCCGAAGGGTCCCAGAACAGAGGGTCCCGTCCCCCCCGGCTCCCCGACCCCCCGTACCtccggcggcggccgcggcgggtCCGGCGGGGCCGCTCCGCCCTCCGGCCCGTCCCTCCGGGGCGGCGCTCCCGgaccggccccgccgctcccgccccgccccgggcccgctCCGGGAGCTCAGAGCTCCGGCAGCCGTGGGAGGCTCCCCGCAAACCGCCGGGGAGACCCCCAGAACCCGGCGTGGGTCACGCTGGGGATGCCGATCGCAGCATCGAGCCCCTGCTCGATgcatcacagccctgctctcAAAGGtcccggaatggtttgggttggaaaggaccttaaagcccatcccgCTCCAGCCTGCCGTGGGCacggacaccttccactatcccaggctgctccacaccccatccaacctggccttggatgggaca
This genomic stretch from Taeniopygia guttata chromosome 21, bTaeGut7.mat, whole genome shotgun sequence harbors:
- the TMEM51 gene encoding transmembrane protein 51, yielding MGFKVLSNPNHSGTFESRAVMHRAGARCCDRHPQRDPRRVLGVSPAVCGEPPTAAGALSSRSGPGAGRERRGRSGSAAPEGRAGGRSGPAGPAAAAAGELAACPGRGPHACQQGCSRPAPSHAVTQGQPPAAMAQSRANGSHYALTAIGLGMLVLGIIMAVWNLVPGFGPPDKPGSHAGNSSKPERGSGGILKSKTFSVAYVLVGAGVLLLLLSLCLNVRDKKRQSEDLAIAHVQHQVSTEPSQQEDSQEEDEDVSSQYYVPSYEEVMNTGYSEPRDSDRSNRLSVSLPSYESLAGLEEGSAAPGAAGGEPGPERPPSRHSSRLSKRLKPLKVRRIKSEKLHLKDIRLNLEQGNSSSVPITIEPLTPPPKYEEIQEKMSVSQQMP